The following coding sequences lie in one Niabella agricola genomic window:
- a CDS encoding DinB family protein, with the protein MQLNQSCARQYQWVLESRDRLFTYLETLPAEILLREVPGFSNSGSIRNLLVHVANVYQHWAGTIALNKEIPYAAYEQCTTIARIRSLYSTIDPLVNELLRKKTLINEQIPFSLNQEQRFTSLFRIFTHVVTHEFHHKGQILTISRLMGYAPVDTDIIH; encoded by the coding sequence ATGCAGTTAAATCAATCCTGTGCCCGGCAATACCAATGGGTTCTCGAATCCCGCGACCGACTATTCACTTATCTGGAAACCCTGCCTGCCGAAATACTGCTCCGGGAAGTACCTGGTTTCAGCAACAGCGGCAGCATCCGCAACCTGCTGGTGCATGTGGCCAATGTATACCAACACTGGGCCGGCACCATCGCCCTGAACAAAGAGATCCCTTATGCGGCATATGAGCAATGCACCACCATCGCCCGGATCCGCTCACTTTATAGCACTATTGATCCCCTCGTAAATGAACTACTGCGGAAAAAAACACTCATAAATGAACAGATCCCGTTTTCACTCAACCAGGAGCAACGCTTCACTTCCCTGTTCCGGATCTTTACCCATGTGGTTACCCATGAATTCCATCACAAGGGGCAGATCCTTACCATCAGCCGCCTTATGGGTTATGCACCGGTAGATACCGATATCATTCATTAG
- a CDS encoding DUF1440 domain-containing protein, giving the protein MKKILLPALKAGMLVGTLDILAAFLHYYLATGKNPLFIFRYIASALLGPAAFSGGTEMYIAGFLLHYLVALSFTLFFFWLYPRLAVLRKNPVATGIFYGLFIWSVMNIIIVPLSRIGRFPNTASGILISASILILAIGLPLAFITRHYYRRQQ; this is encoded by the coding sequence ATGAAGAAGATCCTCCTCCCTGCGCTGAAAGCAGGCATGCTTGTTGGTACGCTGGACATTCTTGCCGCATTCCTCCACTATTATTTGGCAACCGGGAAAAACCCGCTTTTTATATTCCGGTATATTGCCAGCGCCCTGCTGGGACCTGCCGCCTTTTCTGGAGGCACAGAAATGTATATAGCCGGGTTCCTGCTTCACTACCTGGTTGCATTAAGCTTCACTCTGTTTTTTTTCTGGCTGTATCCCCGGTTAGCCGTCCTCAGAAAAAACCCGGTTGCTACGGGCATCTTCTATGGACTTTTTATCTGGAGCGTTATGAATATCATTATTGTGCCTTTATCAAGGATTGGCAGATTTCCCAATACGGCCTCCGGCATTCTTATCAGCGCCTCGATACTGATCCTTGCAATCGGTCTTCCGCTGGCCTTTATCACCCGCCATTATTACCGCCGGCAACAATAA